The genomic window CCCGGTATTCGGCATTCACGCGCCAGCCCGCTGGCAGCGCAACCAGACCGGTCACCGCGTCGCTCAACTGGCGGCGTTCTTCGTCTCCGCTTTCCCGCACGCTTTCAAGATCTGCCGGGAACATGCCATTCAGTGCAGCGAGAGTGTATTTTTTCATAGTTTTCTCCCGGTTGCCCCGCAAGGGGCAACCGTCTCCTGTTTATGCGGCGTGGTCAGTGTGAGTGATGTTGCGGGCGTCAGCGGTGTCCTGCTGAGCCGCCGGTTCCGGGCGTTTCATCCAGCCCGGAATCCAGCGGGTTTCGGCCACCGTTTTTTCGGCCAGTAAGGCGGCCTCTGTTTTTTTCAGTTTCAGCGCTTCACGGGCGCGGTCTTCGCACCCGGCTTCGGCCAGCGCATCCCCAATCTGGTCTTTGCTGATCCTGCCGAAATAGTTCTCAGCGGTCGGCTGCCACCAGTCGCGCAGGTCGAAGCCCATCGCGGCTTCAAGGTTGTCCAGCTTGCTGGCGCGGGTGTAACCCATTTCCCGACCCTGCTGACCACTGATACCCGTGGCGATGCAGAAGCCGAGCAGGGCATGAATGCGGTCTACCGGCCAGGTCAGCAGCCAGGTGAAATCTTTATCCCACTCCGGCGGCAGTTCTGCTTTCAGGGTGCGTTTCATGTTCCGCAGCGTGGTGACCCCCTCCCCTTTTTCGCCGGACGGGGCATCCGTTGTCAGTCCCCATTGCTGACGCAGGGTGATATCCAGTGGCAGACTGACCAGGTGATTGTGTCTGGCATCAAAGACCTCGCGACACAGCGTCCAGACCAGCAGGGCAATGGCAATGTCAGGCTTTGCGGCCAGTGCGCCCTGTACCGCCAGGGTACGTTCTGACGACATGGCCTTAACCAGTTTTTCAGAGTACTTATCCGCCTCGATCCGGGTGCGGGTTGAAGTGTATGCGAGGGTTTTTCCGGCGGTTTCCGGCAACCGGCTCTCTGTCGCGGCATCGTCAGTGTCGTTGCCGCTGTCCTCCGTGGCGTCCACATGTTTCACGCCGCGCTGAACGTAGTAACCATCGAACCCAAAAGACACAATCACACCGTGCGCTGCCTTAAATTCAGGCGTGAACATGCGCATCACAGCAGCTTCTTCAGTGTCCTCGATCTGCTGCTGGAGGCTGTTTTCATCATCCTCCGTCTCACACACCTCGATCTGATCCAGCAGTTTCCGGATTGCTGCCTCTTCTTCCGCCGTCAGTTCCGGTTCCGGCAGCCGCCATTCCGCATCTTCCCGTAATTCGTCCATCCGGCTGTCACACCATGCCCAGCCCTCTTCCTGTTTCAGACGCTCAGCCTCCGCCGCCAGTTTTTCGCGCAGCAGCCGTTCGGTCAGGAGACGGTCAGCAAAGCCCTCCCCCTCATTGCTGAACAGGTCGCGATCGATAATCCCCCCCGCTGCCAGATAGGCTTCCTCACCCACAAAGCGGAACAGGGCGGAGTCCGTAT from Enterobacter sp. R4-368 includes these protein-coding regions:
- a CDS encoding ParB/RepB/Spo0J family partition protein; this translates as MADTHTTAKPATKSSRSKKVSADVLAAEEALRLAPVGYAPFSRFVESEFNARIIKHTDEEIAAYAASIKALGILHNLIVVENDDGTLGVVCGNGRRRGTGLLVEQGMIGAGDPFIPYKVIPKELARAASLAEDSHKAMHPAEQIIGFRAMAADGSTPAQIGDLFGFSPRHVQRILSLANLAPALLDELTNDRITLELCQVMTLEHDQTRQLEIWNKARETFGSGMPYVSWLKSQISNIKINTDSALFRFVGEEAYLAAGGIIDRDLFSNEGEGFADRLLTERLLREKLAAEAERLKQEEGWAWCDSRMDELREDAEWRLPEPELTAEEEAAIRKLLDQIEVCETEDDENSLQQQIEDTEEAAVMRMFTPEFKAAHGVIVSFGFDGYYVQRGVKHVDATEDSGNDTDDAATESRLPETAGKTLAYTSTRTRIEADKYSEKLVKAMSSERTLAVQGALAAKPDIAIALLVWTLCREVFDARHNHLVSLPLDITLRQQWGLTTDAPSGEKGEGVTTLRNMKRTLKAELPPEWDKDFTWLLTWPVDRIHALLGFCIATGISGQQGREMGYTRASKLDNLEAAMGFDLRDWWQPTAENYFGRISKDQIGDALAEAGCEDRAREALKLKKTEAALLAEKTVAETRWIPGWMKRPEPAAQQDTADARNITHTDHAA